A single Streptomyces mirabilis DNA region contains:
- a CDS encoding MarR family winged helix-turn-helix transcriptional regulator: MERIESASLDAQQPVRAFSSAARWLTEHVGQEFRRETGMWQIHYEMLSWLSETPEGQLGLTKLARRMGISTSRLSHLVDRARERGWVERVPDPVGRRIVLARLTSAGKHALQAAAPLQLACVRSRFLDRLTPAQMEQLREISEALIGSVDQQDEDGGTGSGYTGTSA; the protein is encoded by the coding sequence GTGGAGAGAATCGAATCGGCCAGCCTTGACGCGCAGCAGCCTGTGCGCGCCTTCAGCAGTGCGGCACGCTGGCTCACCGAGCACGTCGGGCAGGAATTCCGACGCGAGACCGGCATGTGGCAGATCCACTACGAGATGCTTTCTTGGCTGTCGGAAACTCCTGAGGGGCAACTGGGCCTGACCAAGTTGGCTCGGCGGATGGGGATATCGACAAGCAGACTCTCCCATCTGGTGGACCGTGCGCGGGAGCGCGGCTGGGTAGAGCGTGTACCGGATCCTGTCGGCCGTCGTATTGTTCTCGCCAGGCTGACCAGCGCGGGAAAACATGCCTTGCAAGCGGCAGCTCCCCTGCAGCTTGCATGTGTGCGCTCTCGCTTCCTCGATCGTCTCACCCCTGCCCAGATGGAGCAGCTGCGCGAGATCAGTGAGGCACTCATCGGGTCGGTCGACCAACAGGATGAAGACGGCGGTACAGGGTCGGGATACACGGGCACGTCAGCCTGA
- a CDS encoding DoxX family protein, which yields MNTGLLILRLAVGLLFVGHGIQKVSHRLGGHGIEGGAAEFEADGFRGGRLTAAAAGLGQIAAGLLLSAGALAPLAATIAAGVMTVAVTVKWRNGLWVQNNGYEYPLVLLILPAVLTLTGPGRWSVDQTIGLLPWAPWWTVAAVGLGVFSGLMTRVILARPDLHH from the coding sequence ATGAACACCGGATTGCTCATCCTGCGACTGGCCGTCGGCCTCCTATTCGTCGGGCATGGGATCCAGAAAGTCAGCCATCGCCTCGGCGGCCACGGGATCGAGGGTGGAGCGGCAGAGTTCGAAGCGGACGGGTTCCGCGGCGGCCGGCTCACCGCGGCCGCCGCGGGCCTCGGGCAGATCGCCGCGGGTCTGCTGCTCAGCGCAGGAGCGCTCGCCCCCTTGGCGGCCACCATCGCAGCGGGAGTGATGACGGTCGCGGTCACGGTCAAGTGGCGCAACGGGCTCTGGGTGCAGAACAACGGCTACGAGTACCCGCTCGTGCTGCTGATCCTGCCGGCCGTGCTGACGCTCACCGGACCCGGCCGCTGGTCGGTCGACCAGACCATCGGGCTGCTGCCCTGGGCCCCGTGGTGGACAGTCGCGGCCGTCGGCCTCGGCGTCTTCAGCGGGCTGATGACCCGCGTCATCCTCGCACGGCCGGACCTTCACCACTGA